CGGTCTGCTGACTCCGTGAGGTTGGTGTCCCTCTATGGGACTGTACGATTCGTCATCTTCTGTAGGCATGCTGAAAGCAAAACCATTGACGCTGTAGGGCCCCTGAAAAGCAATGCTATCATCCAGTGTATGTGGTTGATCCTCAGGAGATGCGGGGATTGGAAGAAGTTGGCTTAACCTCTGAAGAACCTAAACATGGGAAACAATTCACTAAAACAAATAAATCACATAATGTTTATCACAACGTGCACTTGTTTATTTGTAATACAAGCAACGTCTTGACCGTGCATAAATAAAAGGCATGGAGGGGGTAAACAGATACAATCTTGTATTGTAcaggtttatttaataaagcatatatatacTAACAGCATCCATGCCGGGCCGAACTCGCATTCTGCTCGATGTGCAATCTAGGCCGATTCGAAGCAGAGAAAGAGCCACAGCCGGAGGCCAATATTCCACTTTTGGATCCAAGAACCGGAGACAGGCATCCACACAGCCCTTCTCCTCAAACTCTGATGTTACAACATCTCTCTATGGGAAAATGATAGTGTTCAAAATTGTTGATTAggaatatacactcacctaaaggattataaggaacaccatactaattctgtgtttgacccccttttaccttcagaactgcctttattttacgtggcattgattcaacaaggtgctgaaagcattctttagaaatatgaatataaatattaataggatagcatcttgcagttgatggagatttgtgggatgcacatccagggcacgaagctcccgttccaccacatcccaaagatgctctattaggttgagatctggtgactgtgggggccattttagtacagtgaactcattgtcatgttcaagaaaccaatttgaaatgattcaagctttgtggcatggtgcattatcctgctggaagtagccatcagaggatggccgtggcatttaaacgatgcccaattggcagtAAGGGGCCCACACCATTACaacaccagcctgcacagtggtaacaaggcatgatggatccatgttctcattctgtttacgccaaattctgactctaccatctgaatgtctcaacagaaatcgagactcatcagaccaggcaacatttttacagtcttcaagtgtccaattttggtgagctcgtgcaaattgtagcctctttttcctatttgtagtggaggtGAGTGGtaccggtggggtcttctgcagTTGTAGCCaatccacctcaaggttgtgtgtgttgttgcttcacaaatgctttgctgcatacctcggttgtaacgagtggttatttcagtcaaagttgctcttctatcagcttgaatcagtcggctcaTTCTCCTCTGACTCTCCTctggcattttcgcccacaggactgcggcatactggatgtttttcccttttcacaccattctttgtaaaccctagaaatggttgtgcgtgaaaatcccagtaactgagcagattgtgaaatattcagactggcctgtctggcaccaacaaccatgccacgctcaaaaatTGCTTATCACCTTTCTTTcctattctgacattcagtttggagctCAGGAGATtatcttgaccaggaccacacccctaaatgcattgaagcaactgccatgtgattggttgaatagataattgcattaataagaAACTGAACAGGTGTTCCCAATAatcccattaaaaatgcatttggCAATTTAATCCAAAGCGACACATAGTAGAttcatattatatattttttgttacaGTATGTTATGGGGAACTCCGGCTCACTTGCCATACAAACCTCTACCTAGCCTAAAATAGGTTGCTCCTGGTACATATTGCTGCATCTTTCAATTAAATGTCTATTAGTGCCGTTTGGTTTTACTATGGTTTAACACAGGATTTTTAAAAGTTACGAGGCAGACATACCAATCGAAAGATGCAGCAATATGTACCAACAGCAACATATTTCAGTTTATGCAGAAATATACCTTCACAAAATCACATTTACCAAAAACTGGGTCTCCTGTATCACCTTCTGTCCTGTACACGTCTCCAGTATAACCTAAAAACACGAAACATAAACAATGAGGGTTGATCGTCCGTACttggtttattttttaataggtTGTTAAACTCACTATGCCAAGGCTGTAAACGTCAAGTTTGACGGACAGCTTGCCATCTCGAATGTACTCCTCAGGGAGATAGCCGAGGTTGCGACGGGAGGCGGTATCCATGACGATGGTGCAGCTCTGGTTGACAGTATGGGGTCTCAGATGAGCCAATCCAAAATCTGATAATTTGGGCTGCAGGTGCTCATCCAAGAGTATGTTTGAACTGTTGACAACAAcccaaaaaaaactttagcATCAAGTGCATGACTTTTGCTTATGTAATCTTTTCACTAAACAATAAAGAGATTAGTCCGTATCACACATAACAGTCCATACTGGATTTATGAGATTGGTCTTCTCGTATATTTGCtatgttactttaaaaaaatattattaattgtAAAAATGCCCAGATTTGAgatactgaaaataaaaacaccaATACGGACATTACAGATCTGGGAATTTAACAGATTGCTTATATGAAAGAGACTTAATTCACGGTGGCACCTTGTAATATTTCCACAAATAACCATGCAAGGTTGTGCCGTGTGTAGATGGTTAACTGCTCTCGCTGTTCCTTTGATAATGTTAAGTCGCTCCTGCCACGACAGAGGCATTTTCACTTCCTTTAAAGAAGACAATAGTACAGTAAAGTTACTTTCAAAGTAGCATATGAAAATCAATGTTGCAGATCTCAAGTAAGCAGATCTCTTTAGATCAAACAGGTATGATTTACCTCATGAAGTCTATGAAATAATGATCCATTATGTAGGTACGGATACACTAAACAGAAGTGATCTTCCTGTGAAAAGCTGCCCCATAGCTCCAAGATATTAGGATGCTGGTAGCTAAAAATGCAGAAGATAATTATTGTATAACACAATTTATTGCAACATTTAAATATGATCAAATATTCACAGACTGGCTGAACCTACAGTTGTAGGACTTCGATCTCTTTGGTGAATTTTTCCCACAATGCCTTCCAAGCAGCCTTATTGTCCTGTTTTAAAGGGATTACACCTTTGATCAgtatgacaaatttcaatgacggCATTGAAATACTTCACAATGTAAAGTTTAGGATTAGTAGTACCTGTTTGAAAACTTTTACCGCAAAATTTTTGTTTTCCCATTTTCCGCAGTAGACCTCGGCAAACGCGCCTCCTCCGATTTTCATTTGCAGGTGAAAATTTCTTGTTCCCTCTATGATGTCTGAATAAGTGATCGGATACTTCTGTTTCTCACCTGTGGAATTGGGATTAACACTTAAGTTTCATAAGAGACCACTTTCATCTCAAATCATCGTGAAACCCACGCCTAACAGAAGTGAAAGTTTCTTTGTCTACAATGTGTGTAATTTAGTTAAAGTTTGTTAACTCTCAGAAAAACAGTACAAAGGTTAAAGGTACTGTAAAAGGGTTAATTTAGGTACCTGTATACATTTGATACCATTACGTACCCTTGAGGAACTAATATACACTCTTTTGGTGGAAAcatgaactttaaaaaaaaaaaggataccgccccactgacagttttttgtaccttttttgtaTTGCAGCAGTAATGTAAGTTAATacaataacaaaaataatttttttgtgattcatatttttgtatattacCTTTAACATATACAGACTCTGAATGAAGTGCTGATGGTTTCATGGATTTTTCACTGTCTGgaataaactaaataaaaagcaaaacaccagtaaaaataaataatatatatatatatatatatatatatatatatatatatatatatatatatatatatatatattaaacctataaatacataatatttattacatttgtatgtgtgtatatattttttttttaaatgcataactTTCCAATCCATTAAATGCAGTGGTTCGCAAACTATGGGCCAAGAAATGGTTTTCAGTTTTAagaaattttataaaatacattatatatcAAAAATATAACTACCTTCTAACAGCACTACACTTTatcattttatatgttttttttattcaaattttaagtttgagattgttttatgtcatgattTTTTATTTGGGAGGGGGGTCaaaaattttgaaaaacacaGATTTAATGCAACATGTTAAAAAGATCATTACAAAATAAACCTTAAGCCTTTCAAAAAGGTTGATTATTTTTTACCTTGTGACACAGAGGAGGTGA
The Paramisgurnus dabryanus chromosome 1, PD_genome_1.1, whole genome shotgun sequence genome window above contains:
- the irak3 gene encoding interleukin-1 receptor-associated kinase 3 isoform X1 translates to MAGKTEPSMFLFNVPPMLMSEFCKLMDSGVDGLGWRDLASRILPSLLDVRCADMHAAAGRSPTQELMWSWAQQNKTVGDLLKVLDQMGHRRARSLFQPQDSCVLKSSSPPLCHKFIPDSEKSMKPSALHSESVYVKGEKQKYPITYSDIIEGTRNFHLQMKIGGGAFAEVYCGKWENKNFAVKVFKQDNKAAWKALWEKFTKEIEVLQLYQHPNILELWGSFSQEDHFCLVYPYLHNGSLFHRLHEEVKMPLSWQERLNIIKGTARAVNHLHTAQPCMVICGNITSSNILLDEHLQPKLSDFGLAHLRPHTVNQSCTIVMDTASRRNLGYLPEEYIRDGKLSVKLDVYSLGIVILETCTGQKVIQETQFLRDVVTSEFEEKGCVDACLRFLDPKVEYWPPAVALSLLRIGLDCTSSRMRVRPGMDAVLQRLSQLLPIPASPEDQPHTLDDSIAFQGPYSVNGFAFSMPTEDDESYSPIEGHQPHGVSRPAAPCECSQSEVTFLSVGESYSKESLLENDKLVSSSPNVQPDSVSHPDLYGSWPVECSCTAGAEAQGCEDCCANGFDNSVICVTLDDSVHSSQEDIKNPAKEKMRNKIRLYNQGLIKTEELLSLKSDGF
- the irak3 gene encoding interleukin-1 receptor-associated kinase 3 isoform X2; translation: MAGKTEPSMFLFNVPPMLMSEFCKLMDSGVDGLGWRDLASRILPSLLDVRCADMHAAAGRSPTQELMWSWAQQNKTVGDLLKVLDQMGHRRARSLFQPQDSCVLKSSSPPLCHKFIPDSEKSMKPSALHSESVYVKGEKQKYPITYSDIIEGTRNFHLQMKIGGGAFAEVYCGKWENKNFAVKVFKQDNKAAWKALWEKFTKEIEVLQLYQHPNILELWGSFSQEDHFCLVYPYLHNGSLFHRLHEEVKMPLSWQERLNIIKGTARAVNHLHTAQPCMVICGNITSSNILLDEHLQPKLSDFGLAHLRPHTVNQSCTIVMDTASRRNLGYLPEEYIRDGKLSVKLDVYSLGIVILETCTGQKVIQETQFLRDVVTSEFEEKGCVDACLRFLDPKVEYWPPAVALSLLRIGLDCTSSRMRVRPGMDA